In Neisseria dentiae, one DNA window encodes the following:
- a CDS encoding ABC transporter substrate-binding protein produces MKRFFSDGLKHLLPGCAVWAACLAVLPAAHAAPRVATADWSAAETLTAMKLPPLAVGDKRAYGNWVNYPVLPAQTLDSGLRFQPNLERLRQLKPDMFVQSSWFAHLKPQFAAIAPVHEIDFATAEGTQYARTVAATRALGRLVNASPAAEQLIADTERQLAQQRQTLAPYRSRPLAIVQFVDTRHLRIYGRTSMYQAVLDKLGLRNAWQGESNSWGFANITLNKLAGLPPDTLLLIVKPHPANVRPGLEKSALWRRLPFAQPANRRVLPPSWSYGALPSMQHFAQQLARALPSEQETPW; encoded by the coding sequence ATGAAACGCTTTTTTTCAGACGGCCTGAAACACCTTCTGCCCGGCTGCGCGGTTTGGGCGGCGTGTTTGGCCGTTTTGCCTGCCGCCCATGCCGCGCCGCGCGTGGCCACCGCCGATTGGTCGGCCGCCGAAACCCTAACCGCCATGAAACTGCCGCCGCTGGCGGTGGGCGACAAACGCGCTTACGGCAATTGGGTCAATTATCCCGTGCTGCCCGCGCAAACCTTGGATTCGGGCCTGCGCTTCCAACCCAATCTGGAGCGCCTGCGGCAGCTTAAGCCCGATATGTTTGTGCAGTCTTCATGGTTCGCCCATTTGAAGCCGCAGTTTGCCGCCATCGCGCCGGTGCACGAAATCGACTTTGCCACTGCCGAAGGCACGCAATATGCCCGCACCGTGGCCGCCACCCGCGCGCTCGGCAGGCTGGTGAATGCTTCGCCTGCCGCCGAGCAACTGATCGCCGACACCGAACGGCAGCTGGCGCAACAGCGGCAAACGCTCGCGCCCTACCGCTCCCGCCCGCTGGCCATCGTGCAGTTTGTCGATACGCGCCATCTGCGCATTTACGGGCGCACGTCGATGTATCAGGCGGTGTTGGACAAACTGGGCCTGCGCAATGCCTGGCAGGGCGAATCCAACAGCTGGGGCTTTGCCAATATCACGTTGAACAAGCTGGCCGGGCTGCCGCCTGACACGCTGTTGCTGATTGTGAAGCCGCATCCGGCCAATGTGCGGCCGGGTTTGGAAAAAAGCGCGCTATGGCGGCGGCTGCCGTTTGCACAACCTGCCAACCGCCGTGTTTTGCCGCCTTCGTGGAGCTACGGCGCGCTGCCGTCGATGCAGCATTTCGCACAACAATTGGCACGCGCGCTGCCGTCTGAACAGGAAACACCATGGTAG
- a CDS encoding ABC transporter ATP-binding protein, protein MFQLNRLSFSLPERTLLHDINLQFETNRVYGLIGHNGSGKSTLLKLLTRQIQPTAGSLLLDDRPAAAYSAREYARQVAYLPQHLPAATSLTARELVAMGRYAWSGLMGRGADDQAAVEEAFALTHTERFADQIVDTLSGGERSRIWLAMCLAQQSRFLLLDEPLAALDIAHQIEVMALVNSLSRRLNLGVVIVIHDINLAAQYCDELIALKQGRLLKQGGPSEIMTAGVLKDIYSVNMNIIAHPHSGRPVALP, encoded by the coding sequence ATGTTCCAACTCAACCGCCTTTCTTTTTCCCTGCCCGAACGCACCTTGCTGCACGATATCAATCTGCAATTCGAAACCAACCGCGTGTATGGCTTAATCGGCCACAACGGATCGGGCAAATCCACTTTGCTGAAGCTGCTTACCCGACAAATCCAGCCTACCGCCGGCAGCCTACTGCTCGACGACCGCCCTGCCGCTGCCTATTCCGCGCGCGAATATGCCCGCCAAGTGGCTTATCTGCCGCAGCACCTGCCTGCCGCCACTTCGCTGACCGCGCGCGAACTGGTGGCGATGGGGCGTTATGCGTGGAGCGGCCTGATGGGGCGCGGCGCAGACGACCAAGCAGCGGTGGAAGAAGCGTTTGCGCTCACCCACACCGAGCGCTTTGCCGATCAGATTGTCGACACGCTTTCCGGCGGCGAACGCTCGCGCATCTGGCTGGCCATGTGCTTGGCGCAGCAGAGCCGCTTTTTGCTGCTCGACGAGCCGCTGGCGGCGCTGGACATTGCCCACCAAATCGAAGTGATGGCCTTGGTGAACAGCCTTTCGCGCCGTTTGAATCTGGGCGTGGTGATTGTGATTCATGACATCAATCTGGCGGCGCAGTATTGCGACGAACTGATTGCGCTCAAACAGGGCCGCCTGCTCAAACAGGGCGGGCCGTCTGAAATCATGACCGCCGGCGTGCTGAAAGATATTTACAGCGTAAACATGAACATCATCGCCCATCCGCACAGCGGCCGGCCGGTGGCTTTGCCGTGA
- a CDS encoding NAD(P)H-dependent glycerol-3-phosphate dehydrogenase, with the protein MKITVMGAGSWGTALAIHFALHGHETAMWSRNPEHMENLARDRENKRYLPGFALPAGLSVHTHLSEALEGAELVLIVTSVAGLRDSARLLAEHGAGHLPVLTACKGFEQDTGLLTFQVVKEVLPDNPNIGVLSGPSFAQELAQQLPCAVVLASENKAWVEELVGRLNTNVLRLYGSEDAIGVAVGGAVKNIMAIATGLSDGLGYGLNARAALVTRGLAEITRLAVAMGAQPKTMMGLAGIGDLILTCTGALSRNRRVGLGLAEGKELHQVLIEIGHVSEGVSTIEEVFNTACTYQIDMPITQTLLQLIRKELDARQVVERLMEREARFE; encoded by the coding sequence ATGAAAATCACCGTAATGGGCGCAGGCTCTTGGGGAACTGCGCTAGCCATCCACTTCGCCCTGCACGGCCACGAAACCGCCATGTGGTCGCGCAATCCCGAACACATGGAAAACTTGGCGCGCGACCGTGAAAACAAGCGCTATCTGCCCGGTTTCGCGCTGCCGGCCGGTTTGTCGGTGCACACGCATTTGAGCGAGGCCTTGGAAGGCGCCGAGCTTGTGCTGATCGTAACCTCGGTTGCCGGCCTGCGCGACAGCGCAAGGCTTTTGGCCGAACACGGCGCCGGCCACCTGCCCGTGCTCACCGCCTGCAAAGGCTTCGAGCAGGATACCGGCCTGCTCACCTTTCAAGTGGTGAAAGAAGTGTTGCCGGATAATCCCAACATCGGCGTGCTGTCCGGCCCCAGCTTCGCACAAGAATTGGCGCAGCAGCTGCCGTGTGCCGTGGTGCTCGCATCGGAAAACAAAGCATGGGTGGAAGAGCTGGTAGGCCGTCTGAACACCAACGTTCTGCGTTTATACGGTAGCGAAGACGCAATCGGCGTAGCGGTGGGCGGAGCCGTTAAAAACATCATGGCCATCGCCACCGGCCTTTCAGACGGCCTCGGTTACGGCCTCAACGCCCGCGCCGCTTTGGTTACGCGCGGCTTGGCCGAAATCACCCGCCTGGCCGTTGCCATGGGTGCACAGCCCAAAACCATGATGGGCTTGGCAGGTATCGGCGATCTGATCCTCACCTGCACCGGCGCCCTGTCGCGCAACCGGCGCGTCGGCCTGGGGCTGGCGGAAGGCAAAGAGCTGCACCAAGTGTTAATCGAAATCGGCCATGTGTCGGAAGGCGTGAGTACCATCGAAGAAGTGTTTAACACCGCCTGCACCTACCAAATCGATATGCCCATCACGCAAACCCTGCTCCAGCTCATCCGCAAAGAGCTTGATGCCCGCCAAGTGGTCGAACGCCTGATGGAGCGGGAAGCCCGTTTCGAATAA
- a CDS encoding cell division protein ZapA, translating into MSIEQVSLEIMGRSFTIGTPAEEKATLLQAVSMLNQKFDAIKQSGRIVETDKIVIMAALNLVHDLLKMSMKDDLAIGDFERKITDMINACEKVLNKTQAQA; encoded by the coding sequence ATGAGTATCGAACAAGTCAGCCTCGAAATCATGGGACGCTCTTTCACCATCGGCACCCCTGCCGAAGAAAAAGCCACGCTGCTGCAAGCCGTTTCCATGCTCAACCAGAAATTCGACGCCATCAAACAAAGCGGCCGTATCGTCGAAACCGACAAAATCGTGATTATGGCCGCACTCAACCTCGTGCACGACCTGTTGAAAATGTCGATGAAAGACGATTTGGCAATCGGCGATTTTGAGCGTAAAATAACAGACATGATTAATGCTTGCGAAAAAGTTTTAAACAAAACACAAGCGCAAGCCTAA
- the rplM gene encoding 50S ribosomal protein L13 has product MKTFSAKPHEVKREWFVVDAQDKVLGRVAAEIARRLRGKHKPEYTPHVDTGDYIIVINADKLRVTGNKALDKKYYRHSGFPGGIYERNFTEMQEKFPERVLEKAVKGMLPKGPLGYAMIKKLKVYAGSEHGHAAQQPKVLEI; this is encoded by the coding sequence ATGAAAACCTTTTCAGCCAAGCCGCATGAAGTAAAGCGCGAGTGGTTCGTGGTTGACGCCCAAGACAAAGTTTTGGGTCGCGTTGCCGCAGAAATCGCCCGCCGTCTGCGCGGCAAACACAAGCCCGAATATACCCCCCACGTTGACACCGGCGATTACATCATCGTGATTAACGCCGACAAACTGCGTGTAACCGGTAACAAGGCGCTCGACAAAAAATACTACCGCCACTCAGGCTTCCCCGGCGGTATCTATGAGCGCAACTTCACCGAAATGCAGGAAAAATTCCCCGAGCGCGTTTTGGAAAAAGCTGTTAAAGGCATGCTGCCCAAAGGCCCCTTGGGTTACGCCATGATTAAAAAACTGAAAGTGTATGCCGGCTCCGAGCACGGCCATGCAGCCCAACAACCCAAAGTTTTGGAAATCTAA
- the rpsI gene encoding 30S ribosomal protein S9, whose translation MNGKYYYGTGRRKSSVARVFLQKGTGQIIVNGRPVDEFFARETSRMVVRQPLVLTENAEAFDIKVNVTGGGETGQSGAIRHGITRALIDYDAALKPALSQAGFVTRDAREVERKKPGLRKARRAKQFSKR comes from the coding sequence ATGAACGGTAAATACTACTACGGCACAGGCCGCCGCAAAAGTTCAGTGGCTCGTGTGTTCCTGCAAAAAGGCACCGGCCAGATTATCGTAAACGGCCGCCCCGTTGACGAATTCTTCGCACGCGAAACCAGCCGCATGGTGGTTCGCCAACCTTTGGTTCTGACTGAAAATGCCGAAGCTTTCGACATCAAAGTTAATGTAACCGGCGGCGGCGAAACCGGCCAGTCCGGCGCTATCCGCCACGGCATTACCCGTGCACTAATCGACTACGATGCAGCCCTGAAACCCGCTCTGTCGCAAGCCGGCTTCGTTACCCGCGATGCCCGTGAAGTTGAGCGTAAAAAACCCGGTTTGCGCAAAGCCCGCCGCGCCAAACAGTTCTCAAAACGTTAA
- a CDS encoding M48 family metalloprotease, protein MKFRKYQAKARRTSGHLLWLYAAAVAAVAGFTAFVTALLCSLYLSTGASGAGFAVNRTVFAVVFVLISALIVGAGWIRLRQLSAGGHVVAESLGGRRITREQAGFAERRLLNVVEEMAIASGVRMPKVYILPETGLNAFAAGMEQRDAVIGITHGALQAFDRSELQAVVAHEFSHILNGDMRRNMQLCGCLYGLQMITMLGRLFINGDPQSHIRHAENRNLPTIFLGMVLLCIGFAGSLAAGWIQAAISRQREFLADASAVQFTRQSDGLASALYKVAVAPNRRLTSPHAAEYAHFMFESVHEADIFDKLAATHPDILTRIERLSPAKARIWQSEIRRAQTVRPAFFYIPNGASFSDGLQQAITPNRENTIYRQQRQAEQLAENIRRICPQSLQLREEMLRYRPKHWLSAEGDSERLMVVLAALFAPAALAEAETEWAARFPLRSAFYRRLQQHPLPQPLHRALLEYLLPSIAALPQSEQDYLNTQLHLLLANHTLPAPKAFLWLLASAWLPQFGHQIHAENNNITEHLIDTVTEWTKQGGALNAAARQNLPQALHQAAMLPRRSRATAMERCRQIIIESSEIPCTAEAEEVLRIYGQLADS, encoded by the coding sequence ATGAAGTTCCGCAAATATCAGGCAAAAGCCCGCCGCACCAGCGGGCATTTGTTGTGGCTGTATGCCGCTGCGGTGGCTGCCGTTGCGGGCTTTACCGCCTTTGTTACCGCCCTGTTGTGTTCGCTTTACCTTTCCACAGGCGCAAGCGGTGCGGGGTTCGCCGTCAACCGCACGGTTTTTGCGGTGGTGTTCGTTTTGATATCGGCATTGATTGTCGGCGCCGGCTGGATACGCCTGCGCCAATTGTCGGCAGGCGGGCATGTGGTGGCCGAGTCGCTCGGCGGACGGCGGATTACGCGCGAACAAGCCGGTTTTGCAGAGCGCCGTCTGCTGAACGTGGTGGAGGAAATGGCGATTGCCTCGGGCGTGCGCATGCCCAAAGTGTATATTCTGCCTGAAACCGGCCTGAACGCATTTGCCGCCGGCATGGAACAGCGCGATGCGGTTATCGGCATCACCCACGGCGCTTTACAGGCTTTCGACCGCAGCGAACTGCAAGCGGTGGTGGCACACGAATTCAGCCATATTCTCAACGGCGATATGCGCCGCAATATGCAGCTTTGCGGCTGTCTCTACGGTTTGCAGATGATCACCATGCTCGGCCGCCTGTTTATCAACGGCGATCCCCAAAGCCATATCCGCCATGCCGAAAACCGCAACCTGCCGACGATTTTTCTCGGCATGGTGTTGCTGTGTATCGGTTTTGCCGGCTCGCTGGCCGCCGGCTGGATACAGGCGGCCATCAGCCGCCAACGCGAATTTTTGGCCGATGCTTCCGCCGTACAGTTTACGCGCCAAAGCGACGGCTTGGCTTCGGCGCTGTATAAAGTGGCCGTCGCCCCCAACCGTCGCCTAACTTCCCCCCATGCGGCCGAGTATGCCCACTTTATGTTTGAAAGCGTGCACGAAGCGGATATTTTCGACAAATTGGCCGCCACCCACCCCGATATTCTCACCCGCATCGAAAGGCTCAGCCCCGCAAAAGCCCGCATCTGGCAATCTGAAATACGGCGGGCACAAACCGTTAGACCTGCTTTTTTCTATATACCGAACGGAGCCAGTTTTTCAGACGGCCTGCAACAGGCAATAACCCCAAACCGTGAAAACACCATTTACCGGCAACAGCGGCAAGCCGAACAACTGGCTGAAAACATCCGCCGCATTTGCCCGCAATCCTTGCAACTCAGGGAAGAAATGCTGCGTTACCGCCCGAAACATTGGCTCAGCGCCGAAGGCGACAGCGAACGCCTGATGGTGGTGCTGGCTGCCTTATTCGCCCCTGCGGCATTGGCCGAAGCCGAGACCGAATGGGCCGCCCGCTTTCCTTTGCGCTCGGCATTCTACCGCCGCTTGCAGCAGCACCCCCTGCCCCAACCCCTTCACCGCGCCTTATTGGAATACCTGCTGCCTTCGATAGCCGCCCTGCCGCAAAGCGAGCAAGATTATCTCAACACCCAGCTGCACCTTCTGCTGGCCAACCACACCCTGCCTGCACCGAAAGCCTTTCTGTGGCTGCTGGCTTCGGCCTGGCTGCCGCAATTCGGGCATCAAATACATGCGGAAAATAACAATATTACCGAACACCTGATTGATACCGTGACGGAATGGACCAAACAAGGCGGTGCTTTAAATGCCGCCGCCCGCCAAAACCTGCCCCAAGCCCTGCATCAGGCCGCCATGCTGCCGCGCAGATCGCGCGCAACTGCAATGGAGCGCTGCCGGCAGATTATTATTGAGAGTAGTGAAATACCGTGCACAGCGGAAGCAGAAGAAGTGTTACGGATATACGGGCAGCTTGCCGACAGCTGA
- a CDS encoding LemA family protein, with translation MMEWVLLLVLAGLFGVLPVAIYNRLVRAQNEYRNAFAQIQVQLKRRHDLIPNLVETVRAYLQHESQTLEAVVQARNHAAGLLQAAGSKAGDPSGMLPLAQGEQQLTAALRSLNVAVEAYPELKADQAVRDLHEELAGAENRVAFARQAYNDAVQDYNNARETFPASLLADFFGHKKNAVPLQFDDHAAIQSAPEISL, from the coding sequence ATGATGGAATGGGTGTTATTGTTGGTGTTGGCCGGCCTGTTCGGTGTGTTGCCGGTTGCTATCTACAACCGCTTGGTGCGCGCGCAAAACGAATACCGTAACGCCTTTGCGCAAATCCAAGTGCAGCTCAAACGCCGGCATGATCTGATACCCAATTTGGTGGAAACCGTGCGGGCCTATCTGCAACACGAAAGCCAAACCCTGGAAGCGGTGGTACAGGCGCGCAATCATGCGGCCGGGTTGTTGCAGGCTGCAGGGAGCAAAGCCGGGGATCCTTCGGGCATGCTGCCGCTGGCGCAGGGCGAGCAGCAGCTTACGGCAGCATTGCGCAGCCTCAATGTGGCGGTGGAAGCCTACCCCGAATTGAAAGCCGATCAGGCCGTGCGCGATTTGCACGAAGAACTGGCCGGTGCGGAAAACCGTGTGGCGTTTGCGCGGCAGGCTTATAACGATGCCGTACAGGATTACAATAACGCCCGCGAAACCTTCCCCGCCTCTTTGCTGGCCGACTTTTTCGGGCATAAGAAAAACGCCGTACCGTTGCAGTTCGACGATCATGCGGCGATTCAATCCGCACCTGAAATTTCGCTGTAA
- the hemL gene encoding glutamate-1-semialdehyde 2,1-aminomutase, producing MNRNEQLFNRAKNIIPGGVNSPVRAFGSVGGVPRFIKKAQGAYVWDENGTRYIDYVGSWGPAIVGHAHPEVVEAVREAALGGLSFGAPTEGEIVMAEEIAKLVPSVEQVRLVSSGTEATMSAIRLARGFTGRDKIIKFEGCYHGHSDSLLVKAGSGLLTFGNPSSAGVPADFTKHTLVLAYNNTAQLEETFARIGGEIACVILEPFAGNMNLVRPSENFIRSLRALTKQHGAVLIYDEVMTGFRVALGGAQSLHGVKPDLTTMGKVIGGGMPLAAFGGRKDIMACISPLGGVYQAGTLSGNPVAVAAGLKTLEIIQREGFYENLSALNRQLTEGFQAAAREAGITFSADYIGGMFGLYFSDGLPQSYADMAASNTDGFKKFFHGMLDNGVAFGPSAYEACFMSAAHTPELVEETVAAARKVFAQMAAEI from the coding sequence ATGAACCGCAACGAACAATTATTCAACCGTGCCAAAAACATCATTCCCGGCGGCGTGAATTCGCCCGTGCGCGCATTCGGCAGCGTCGGCGGCGTGCCGCGCTTTATCAAAAAAGCCCAAGGCGCTTATGTTTGGGACGAAAACGGCACGCGCTATATCGATTATGTCGGCTCGTGGGGGCCGGCCATCGTCGGCCATGCCCACCCCGAAGTGGTGGAAGCCGTGCGCGAAGCGGCGTTGGGCGGTTTGTCGTTCGGCGCGCCCACCGAAGGCGAAATCGTGATGGCCGAAGAAATCGCCAAACTTGTGCCCAGCGTCGAGCAGGTGCGCCTGGTCAGCTCCGGCACCGAAGCCACCATGAGCGCCATCCGCCTGGCACGCGGTTTCACCGGCCGCGACAAAATCATCAAGTTCGAGGGCTGCTACCACGGCCATTCCGACAGCCTGCTGGTTAAAGCCGGCAGCGGTCTGCTCACCTTCGGCAACCCCAGCTCCGCCGGCGTGCCCGCCGATTTCACCAAACACACGCTGGTGTTGGCATACAACAATACCGCCCAGCTCGAAGAAACGTTTGCCCGAATCGGCGGCGAAATCGCCTGCGTGATTTTGGAGCCGTTTGCCGGCAACATGAATCTGGTGAGGCCGTCTGAAAACTTTATCAGGTCTTTGCGCGCGCTCACTAAACAACACGGCGCGGTGCTGATTTACGACGAAGTGATGACGGGCTTCCGCGTCGCGCTCGGCGGTGCGCAGTCGCTGCACGGCGTCAAACCCGATTTGACCACGATGGGCAAAGTTATCGGCGGCGGTATGCCGCTGGCGGCGTTCGGCGGCCGCAAAGACATCATGGCCTGCATTTCCCCGCTCGGCGGCGTGTATCAGGCCGGCACCTTGTCGGGCAACCCCGTGGCCGTGGCCGCCGGTTTGAAAACGCTGGAAATCATCCAGCGCGAAGGCTTTTATGAAAACCTGTCTGCGCTCAACCGGCAGTTAACCGAAGGCTTCCAAGCCGCCGCCCGCGAAGCCGGCATTACCTTCAGCGCCGACTACATCGGCGGCATGTTCGGCCTGTATTTTTCAGACGGCCTGCCGCAAAGCTACGCCGATATGGCCGCTTCCAATACCGACGGCTTCAAAAAATTCTTCCACGGGATGCTCGACAACGGCGTGGCATTCGGCCCCTCCGCCTACGAAGCCTGCTTTATGTCGGCCGCACACACGCCCGAATTGGTGGAAGAAACCGTGGCGGCGGCGCGCAAGGTATTTGCGCAAATGGCGGCGGAAATTTAA
- a CDS encoding mechanosensitive ion channel family protein: MDTLNQLNHGIRQSLSHYEAMTNSVQAMIEAFWLRVPYLVVSLLAFILFWLAARLFKTLSVKLLSRRLSNRMNLLLVLQRIGSALIVFGGFLVAMMIAIPDFTPAQLISTLGIGSVAVGFAFKDIFQNLLSGILLLLNEPFKIGDRIISGTFEGEVENIEIRATTLRTYDGRRIVIPNSQLFTSPVTVNTRGGLYRQSTVLTLPADLNADAVKQQIIRALQQQCGDIVSQPEIAVTALSDTTGTLELRWWAQGHTDNNLILDRVLTCVQPLLAQDDKQSGEENGA; the protein is encoded by the coding sequence ATGGATACACTCAACCAACTCAACCACGGCATCCGCCAAAGCCTCAGCCACTACGAAGCCATGACCAACAGCGTGCAGGCCATGATAGAAGCCTTTTGGCTGCGCGTGCCTTATCTGGTGGTGTCCTTGCTGGCGTTTATCTTGTTTTGGCTGGCGGCCCGGCTGTTTAAAACTTTGTCGGTGAAGCTCTTGTCGCGCCGCCTGAGCAACCGCATGAACCTGCTCTTGGTGTTGCAGCGCATCGGCAGCGCGCTGATTGTTTTCGGCGGCTTTCTGGTGGCAATGATGATCGCCATTCCCGATTTCACGCCCGCGCAGCTTATCAGCACGCTCGGCATCGGCTCGGTGGCCGTCGGCTTTGCCTTCAAAGATATTTTCCAAAACCTGCTGTCGGGCATTCTGCTGCTGCTCAACGAGCCGTTTAAAATCGGCGACCGCATTATTTCGGGCACGTTTGAGGGCGAAGTGGAAAACATCGAAATCCGCGCCACCACGCTGCGCACCTACGACGGCAGGCGCATCGTTATCCCCAATTCGCAGCTCTTTACCTCGCCCGTTACCGTTAACACGCGCGGCGGCCTGTACCGCCAAAGCACCGTGCTGACTCTGCCTGCCGATTTGAACGCCGATGCAGTGAAGCAGCAGATTATCCGCGCGCTGCAACAACAGTGCGGCGACATCGTTTCCCAGCCCGAAATCGCCGTTACCGCGCTTTCCGACACCACCGGCACGCTCGAATTGCGCTGGTGGGCGCAGGGGCACACCGACAACAACCTGATTCTCGACCGCGTGCTGACGTGCGTGCAGCCGCTGCTGGCGCAGGACGACAAGCAAAGCGGGGAGGAAAACGGTGCGTAA
- a CDS encoding protein disulfide oxidoreductase, with amino-acid sequence MRKPALYWLRQAFQTALLVLLVSLAVDWWRKPAQPEQFAAQPLATLSGGQTTLAALSHGRTAVVYFWGSWCGICKHTSPAIQRLHEAGVPVLGVALQSGGAEEVAAYMRAHGLSFDTANDPQGEISRQWRVAVTPTVVLVKNGKTVHNTTGIGSYWGLRGRVWLADRVY; translated from the coding sequence GTGCGTAAACCCGCCTTATATTGGCTCAGGCAGGCGTTTCAGACGGCCTTGTTGGTGCTGTTAGTGTCGCTGGCCGTCGATTGGTGGCGCAAGCCGGCGCAGCCCGAGCAGTTTGCCGCGCAGCCGCTGGCCACCTTAAGCGGCGGGCAAACCACTTTGGCGGCGCTCAGCCACGGGCGCACCGCCGTTGTTTATTTTTGGGGAAGCTGGTGCGGCATCTGCAAGCACACTTCCCCCGCCATACAGCGCCTGCACGAAGCGGGCGTGCCCGTGTTGGGCGTGGCGCTGCAATCGGGCGGCGCGGAGGAAGTGGCCGCCTATATGCGGGCGCACGGTTTGTCGTTCGACACGGCAAACGACCCGCAGGGGGAAATATCGCGGCAGTGGCGGGTGGCGGTTACGCCGACGGTAGTGTTGGTGAAAAACGGCAAAACGGTACACAACACCACCGGCATCGGCAGCTATTGGGGCTTGCGCGGGCGCGTTTGGCTGGCGGACAGGGTGTATTGA
- a CDS encoding GAF domain-containing protein translates to MNTIQTGGTTKVEIYQEILPQIESLIRGEPDLTANLANISAVLKAAFGWLWVGFYLADHNRRELVLGPFQGPPACTRIPYGHGVCGQAWEKGTTIVVEDVNRHPDHIACSSLSQSEIVVPVWDKTRRLAAVLDADAETVGCFDGTDAHYLGRLAEIITRRHD, encoded by the coding sequence ATGAACACCATCCAAACCGGCGGCACCACCAAAGTGGAAATTTATCAGGAAATCCTGCCGCAAATCGAAAGCCTGATTCGGGGCGAACCCGATCTAACCGCCAATCTCGCCAACATCAGCGCAGTGTTGAAAGCAGCGTTCGGCTGGCTGTGGGTGGGGTTTTATCTGGCCGACCATAACCGCCGCGAGCTGGTGTTGGGGCCGTTTCAGGGGCCGCCGGCCTGCACGCGCATTCCCTACGGGCACGGCGTGTGCGGCCAAGCGTGGGAAAAAGGCACCACCATCGTGGTGGAAGACGTAAACCGCCACCCCGACCACATCGCCTGCTCGTCGCTGTCGCAATCCGAAATCGTTGTGCCCGTGTGGGACAAAACCCGTCGCCTCGCCGCCGTGCTCGATGCCGATGCCGAAACCGTGGGCTGTTTCGACGGCACCGACGCCCATTATCTGGGCAGGCTGGCCGAAATCATCACGCGCCGCCATGATTAA